From Panthera tigris isolate Pti1 chromosome D3, P.tigris_Pti1_mat1.1, whole genome shotgun sequence, one genomic window encodes:
- the THAP7 gene encoding THAP domain-containing protein 7: MPRHCSAAGCCTRDTRETRNRGISFHRLPKKDNPRRGLWLANCQRLDPSGQGLWDPASEYIYFCSKHFEENCFELVGISGYHRLKEGAVPTIFESFSKLRRTTKTKGHSYPPGPPDVSRLRRCRKRCSEGRGPTTPFSPPPPADVACFPVEEASAPAALPASPTGRLEAGLSSPFSDLLGPLGAQADEAGCSAQPSPEREPERQPSPLEPRPVSPSAYMLRLPPPAGAYIQNEHSYQVGSALLWKRRAEAALDALDKAQRQLQACKRREQRLRLRLNKLQQERAREKRAQADARQTLKEHVQDFAMQLSNSMA, encoded by the exons ATGCCGCGTCACTGCTCCGCCGCCGGCTGCTGCACAAGGGACACGCGCGAGACGCGCAACCGCGGCATCTCTTTCCACAG ACTTCCCAAGAAGGACAACCCGAGGCGAGGCTTGTGGCTGGCCAACTGCCAGCGGCTGGACCCCAGCGGCCAGGGCCTGTGGGACCCGGCTTCCGAGTACATCTACTTCTGCTCCAAGCACTTCGAGGAGAACTGCTTTGAGCTGGTGGGAATCAG CGGGTATCACAGGCTGAAGGAGGGGGCAGTTCCCACAATATTTGAGTCCTTCTCCAAGTTACGCCGGACAACCAAGACCAAGGGGCACAGTTACCCACCTGGCCCCCCCGACGTCAGCCGGCTCCGGCGATGCAGGAAGCG ctGCTCTGAGGGCCGTGGGCCCACGACTCCATTTTCTCCACCACCACCTGCTGATGTCGCCTGCTTTCCTGTGGAAGAGGCCTCAGCACCTGCTGCTTTGCCTGCCTCCCCCACTGGGAGACTGGAGGCTGGCCTCAGCAGCCCCTTCTCAGACCTCTTGGGGCCCTTGGGTGCCCAGGCAGAtgaagcaggctgcagtgccCAGCCCTCGCCGGAGCGGGAGCCAGAGCGGCAGCCATCCCCCCTTGAGCCACGGCCTGTCTCCCCCTCAGCCTACATGCTTCGTCTCCCACCCCCAGCCGGAGCCTATATCCAGAATGAGCACAGCTACCAGGTGGGCAGTGCCCTGCTCTGGAAACGGCGGGCTGAGGCCGCACTTGATGCCCTGGACAAGGCCCAGCGCCAGCTGCAGGCTTGCAAGCGGCGAGAGcagcggctgcggctgcggctgaaCAAGCTGCAGCAAGAGCGGGCACGGGAGAAGCGGGCACAGGCAGATGCCCGCCAGACTCTGAAGGAGCATGTGCAGGACTTTGCCATGCAGCTGAGCAACAGCATGGCTTGA